One window of the Nicotiana tabacum cultivar K326 chromosome 4, ASM71507v2, whole genome shotgun sequence genome contains the following:
- the LOC107783686 gene encoding putative LRR receptor-like serine/threonine-protein kinase At4g37250, which translates to MNLSNLLAILILCFFTFAISPTFALNSDGLSLLALKSAISSDPTEFLASWSESDSSPCHWNGITCDDQNQKVTAISLSAKNLTGYIPSEIGALSNLSILSLSYNNFSKPIPIHLFNATSLHSVDLSHNAFTGFLPQQITSLNNLNHLDLSANFLNGSLPEELTELTQLIGTLNLSYNRFSGEVPASYGKFPVTLSLDLRHNNLTGKIPSVGSLLNQGPTAFSGNPLLCGFPLETPCAEPEAQKPSVLPNLENPKDLGFVEKGKSGNGSVAVSLISGVSVVIGVVFVSVWVLRKKWKLDEGKMGNEKFDKEKSQSQEVVGVGGGGNEGEGQKGKYVVFDEGFGLELEDLLRASAYVVGKSRSGIVYKVVAGGGKGSAVLGGAAVVAVRRLSEGDATWRFKEFETEVEAIGKVQHPNVVRLRAYYYASDEKLLVTDFIRNGSLHNALHGGPGNSLPPLSWAARLKIAQGTARGLMHIHECSPRKYVHGNIKSSKILLDDDLQGYISGFGLTRLISGSSKLINSSTKKLNTSQIIVSPKNSTSSSIMYVAPESRVLGSKFTQKCDIYSFGIVLLEILTGRLPDGGSEDDGKGLESHVRKVFKQERPLSEIIDPALLNEVHAKKQVVAAFHIALNCTELDPELRPRMRTVTDNLDRIKLQ; encoded by the exons atgaatcttTCAAACCTTTTAGCAATTCTTATTCTTTGTTTCTTCACATTTGCTATCTCTCCTACTTTTGCACTGAATTCAGATGGactttcattattagctttaaAATCAGCTATTTCTTCTGACCCAACTGAATTTCTTGCTTCTTGGTCCGAATCAGACTCATCACCATGTCATTGGAATGGAATCACATGTGATGATCAAAACCAGAAAGTCACTGCCATTTCACTCTCAGCCAAGAATCTCACTGGCTATATCCCTTCTGAAATTGGTGCACTTTCaaatctctcaattctctctcttTCTTATAACAACTTCTCTAAACCAATCCCAATTCATCTCTTTAATGCTACTTCACTTCACTCCGTTGACCTTTCACACAATGCCTTCACTGGTTTTTTGCCTCAGCAAATTACTTCACTTAATAACCTTAATCACCTTGATCTTTCTGCTAATTTTCTTAATGGGTCACTTCCTGAGGAGCTAACTGAGCTTACTCAGCTCATTGGGACTTTGAATCTTTCGTATAACAGATTTTCCGGCGAAGTTCCGGCGAGTTATGGTAAGTTTCCGGTGACGTTGAGTTTGGACTTGAGGCATAATAATCTGACTGGTAAAATACCTTCAGTTGGGTCATTGTTAAATCAAGGGCCTACTGCATTTTCAGGGAACCCTTTACTTTGTGGGTTTCCATTGGAGACTCCATGTGCAGAGCCAGAAGCTCAAAAACCTAGTGTTTTGCCAAATCTTGAAAACCCTAAAGATTTAGGGTTTGTAGAAAAGGGCAAATCTGGAAATGGGTCGGTGGCGGTTTCTTTAATCTCCGGCGTATCGGTGGTGATCGGAGTGGTGTTTGTTTCAGTGTGGGTGTTGAGGAAAAAATGGAAGTTGGATGAGGGCAAAATGGGGAATGAAAAGTTTGATAAGGAGAAGTCACAGTCACAGGAGGTGGTTGGGGTTGGGGGTGGGGGAAATGAGGGGGAGGGGCAAAAGGGTAAATATGTAGTGTTTGATGAAGGGTTTGGGTTGGAGTTGGAGGATTTGTTAAGGGCATCAGCTTATGTGGTGGGGAAGAGTAGGAGTGGGATAGTTTATAAAGTGGTGGCGGGTGGCGGCAAGGGATCGGCGGTACTCGGTGGCGCTGCGGTGGTTGCTGTTCGGAGATTGAGCGAGGGGGATGCAACGTGGCGGTTCAAGGAGTTTGAGACGGAGGTGGAAGCCATTGGGAAAGTCCAACATCCGAATGTGGTGAGGCTTAGGGCTTATTACTATGCAAGTGATGAGAAATTGCTGGTTACTGATTTCATCCGCAATGGCAGCTTGCACAATGCCTTACATG GAGGACCTGGTAATTCCCTGCCACCATTGTCTTGGGCAGCTAGACTGAAGATCGCTCAAGGCACAGCTCGGGGTCTAATGCACATTCACGAGTGTAGTCCTAGGAAGTATGTTCATGGGAACATAAAATCATCGAAAATCCTACTTGACGATGACTTGCAAGGTTACATATCCGGTTTTGGGTTGACTCGACTTATTTCAGGCTCCTCGAAGCTCATTAATAGTAGTACCAAAAAGCTGAATACAAGTCAAATCATAGTAAGTCCTAAAAACTCAACTTCATCATCCATTATGTACGTGGCACCTGAGTCTCGAGTTCTTGGCTCCAAGTTCACACAGAAATGCGACATCTATTCATTTGGGATTGTGCTTTTGGAGATATTGACTGGTCGATTGCCAGATGGAGGATCGGAAGATGATGGAAAGGGGCTCGAGAGTCATGTTAGGAAGGTGTTTAAACAAGAACGACCCTTGTCCGAGATCATAGACCCTGCTCTCTTGAATGAGGTTCATGCTAAAAAGCAAGTCGTTGCAGCATTTCATATTGCTCTAAACTGCACAGAACTGGATCCTGAGCTTCGGCCAAGGATGAGAACAGTTACTGATAACCTTGATCGCATCAAACTGCAGTGA